One part of the Phragmites australis chromosome 3, lpPhrAust1.1, whole genome shotgun sequence genome encodes these proteins:
- the LOC133912339 gene encoding universal stress protein A-like protein isoform X2 has protein sequence MGLGGGMASSEGRRILVAVDEGDESVHALRWCLSTFAAAARGDTVILLYVRPAPPTYSVLDASGYLFAEEVSAAIDRYSREVADAVVEKAQKLCTLYNKEMGENNDHEMKVEVKVAVGDARSIICQMADKLGADILVMGSHGYGFFKRALLGSVSDYCLRNSTCPVLIVKSQHE, from the exons ATGGGGTTGGGAGGCGGGATGGCGTCGTCGGAGGGGCGGCGGATCCTGGTGGCGGTGGACGAGGGCGACGAGAGCGTGCACGCGCTGCGGTGGTGCCTCAgcaccttcgccgccgccgcgcgcgggGACACCGTCATCCTGCTCTACGTCCGGCCGGCCCCGCCCACCTACTCCGTGCTCGACGCCTCCG GCTACCTGTTCGCGGAGGAGGTGTCCGCCGCGATCGACAGGTACAGCCGGGAGGTGGCGGACGCGGTGGTGGAGAAGGCGCAGAAGCTCTGCACGCTCTACAACAAG GAGATGGGTGAGAATAATGACCATGAGATGAAGGTCGAGGTGAAGGTGGCCGTCGGGGACGCCAGGAGCATCATCTGCCAGATGGCTGACAAGCTTGGGGCTGACATTCTAGTCATGGGGAGCCATGGCTATGGCTTCTTCAAGAG GGCTCTGCTTGGAAGTGTCAGTGATTACTGCCTCAGGAACTCGACCTGTCCCGTTCTCATCGTTAAGTCACAACACGAATGA
- the LOC133912339 gene encoding universal stress protein PHOS32-like isoform X1 produces MGLGGGMASSEGRRILVAVDEGDESVHALRWCLSTFAAAARGDTVILLYVRPAPPTYSVLDASAAVGYLFAEEVSAAIDRYSREVADAVVEKAQKLCTLYNKEMGENNDHEMKVEVKVAVGDARSIICQMADKLGADILVMGSHGYGFFKRALLGSVSDYCLRNSTCPVLIVKSQHE; encoded by the exons ATGGGGTTGGGAGGCGGGATGGCGTCGTCGGAGGGGCGGCGGATCCTGGTGGCGGTGGACGAGGGCGACGAGAGCGTGCACGCGCTGCGGTGGTGCCTCAgcaccttcgccgccgccgcgcgcgggGACACCGTCATCCTGCTCTACGTCCGGCCGGCCCCGCCCACCTACTCCGTGCTCGACGCCTCCG CCGCTGTAGGCTACCTGTTCGCGGAGGAGGTGTCCGCCGCGATCGACAGGTACAGCCGGGAGGTGGCGGACGCGGTGGTGGAGAAGGCGCAGAAGCTCTGCACGCTCTACAACAAG GAGATGGGTGAGAATAATGACCATGAGATGAAGGTCGAGGTGAAGGTGGCCGTCGGGGACGCCAGGAGCATCATCTGCCAGATGGCTGACAAGCTTGGGGCTGACATTCTAGTCATGGGGAGCCATGGCTATGGCTTCTTCAAGAG GGCTCTGCTTGGAAGTGTCAGTGATTACTGCCTCAGGAACTCGACCTGTCCCGTTCTCATCGTTAAGTCACAACACGAATGA
- the LOC133911005 gene encoding argininosuccinate lyase, chloroplastic-like, which produces MSTTPRGRSSHRRTRCKCAGGNGDRAKTCCFNPLRSFFPCPGRGRGRSRSRHRRQRTPSRVRDVAPATGGAQLQQSQEEEPSFLVYAMQNQGGGIGGVEHKKKHRKPHISPFGSCFRRKKKERKGKAAAVTVNARRPALTPASSLLTHPPRSASPEKAQDVAPSVTQPPSPAPTENGSINLPAPPGRQPATPRAGKQSPFVPQMQNPKQVEGLEIVEMATGERLSTHDFELIEMVGSSADNSAESSLEYVNEPPPQAAAKWTVAAAEVVKARELPSLWPNGKSVESRARERFAEPLVAAEAEELWVHDIACSRVHAVMLAEMGLITTGDRDIIIEGLDQIERLIQEGKFEWRKDQEDVHMNIEAALIERVGEPAKKLHTARSRNDQIVTDLRLWCCDAIDKILIRIKQFQVSLVMLASKYVDLIVPGYTHLQRAQPVLLPHLLLSYVEQLERDAGRLVNCRERVNFCPLGACALAGTGLPIDRFKTAKDLKFTAPMKNSIDAVSDRDFVLEFLAANSIAAVHLSRIGEEWVLWASEEFGFLTPSDSVSTGSSIMPQKKNPDPMELVRGKSARVVGDLMTILILCKGLPQAYNRDLQEDKEPLFDSVKAILGMLEVCTEFAQNISFNSKRIQSFLPAGYLDATTLADYLVKKGVPFRTCHEIVGRSVALCVSKNCLLAELELDDLKAVHPVFETDVYEYLGVENAVNKFVSYGSTGPEQVKKQLEDWRIQLGI; this is translated from the exons ATGTCGACGACCCCTCGCGGCCGGTCGTCCCACCGCCGCACCCGGTGCAAGTGCGCCGGGGGCAACGGGGACCGCGCCAAGACGTGCTGCTTCAACCCGCTAAGGTCCTTCTTCCCGTGccccggccgcggccgcgggcgCAGCCGCAGCAGGCATCGGCGCCAGCGGACGCCGTCCAGGGTCCGTGACGTCGCGCCGGCGACCGGCGGCGCCCAGCTGCAGCAAAGCCAGGAGGAGGAGCCGTCCTTCTTAGTCTACGCCATGCAGAACCAGGGCGGTGGTATTGGCGGCGTtgagcacaagaaaaagcacaggAAGCCGCACATATCGCCCTTCGGCTCGTGCTTccgcaggaagaagaaggagcggAAGGGCAAAGCAGCTGCGGTGACTGTGAACgcccggcgcccggcgctcaCGCCGGCGTCGTCGTTGCTGACGCACCCGCCACGCTCCGCGTCGCCGGAGAAGGCGCAAGACGTGGCCCCGTCCGTGACGCAGCCACCTTCTCCTGCGCCTACTGAGAACGGCAGCATTAACTTGCCGGCGCCGCCAGGCCGGCAACCGGCCACACCGAGGGCGGGCAAGCAGTCGCCGTTCGTGCCGCAGATGCAGAATCCGAAGCAGGTGGAGGGGCTGGAGATCGTCGAGATGGCGACGGGCGAACGGCTGTCAACGCACGATTTCGAGCTCATCGAGATGGTTGGCAGCTCAGCCGACAACTCTGCGGAGTCGTCACTGGAGTACGTCAATGAGCCgccgccgcaggcagcagcgaAATGGACGGTGGCGGCCGCGGAAGTGGTGAAAGCCAGGGAGCTGCCAAGTCTGTGGCCTAATGGCAAATCCGTCGAGTCCCGGGCACGAGAGCGGTTTGCCGAGCCCCTTGTGGCAGCGGAGGCAGAGGAGCTTTGGGTGCACGACATCGCGTGCAGCCGCGTACACGCGGTCATGCTCGCCGAGATG GGTTTGATAACGACAGGTGATAGGGATATCATCATAGAGGGGCTCGATCAGATTGAGAGGCTGATCCAAGAAGGTAAGTTTGAGTGGAGAAAGGACCAGGAGGATGTTCATATGAACATTGAAGCTGCTCTGATTGAGCGGGTTGGTGAGCCGGCCAAGAAGCTGCATACAGCTAGGAGCCGCAATGACCAAATTGTGACCGATCTCAGGTTGTGGTGTTGTGATGCTATTGACAAGATTTTGATTCGCATCAAACAGTTTCAG GTGTCTCTAGTTATGTTGGCTTCAAAATATGTTGACTTAATAGTCCCTGGATATACTCATCTGCAGAGGGCACAACCTGTTTTGCTGCCACATCTTCTCTTATCATATGTTGAACAG TTGGAGCGTGATGCTGGTCGGCTGGTCAACTGCAGGGAGCGAGTGAATTTCTGCCCTCTTGGTGCTTGTGCTTTGGCTGGAACTGGACTTCCCATTGATAGGTTTAAAACCGCTAAAGATTTGAAGTTTACGGCTCCGATGAAGAACAG CATTGATGCAGTATCAGACCGTGACTTTGTATTGGAGTTTCTTGCTGCCAATTCAATTGCTGCTGTTCATCTTTCGCGAATCGGTGAAGAATGGGTTTTGTGGGCGTCAGAGGAGTTCGGGTTCCTGACACCAAGTGACTCAGTTTCAACAGGAAGCAGCATAATGCCACAGAAGAAAAATCCGGATCCAATGGAGCTTGTTCGTGGGAAATCTGCTAGGGTGGTTGGAGATCTCATGACTATCCTAATCCTCTGTAAAGGCCTTCCACAGGCCTACAACCGTGATCTTCAG GAAGACAAGGAACCATTGTTTGATAGTGTCAAGGCCATATTAGGAATGCTTGAAGTATGCACGGAGTTTGCCCAAAATATCTCTTTTAATTCGAAAAGAATACAAAGTTTCCTGCCTGCCGGTTACCTGGATGCAACGACGCTAGCAGATTATCTTGTGAAGAAG GGTGTTCCATTCAGAACTTGTCACGAGATAGTTGGAAGGTCTGTAGCTCTATGCGTCTCGAAGAACTGTCTACTGGCTGAACTTGAACTAGATGACCTAAAAGCTGTTCACCCTGTGTTTGAGACTGACGTATACGAGTATTTGGGAGTTGAAAACGCCGTAAACAAGTTCGTATCTTACGGCTCCACTGGTCCAGAACAAGTAAAAAAGCAGCTTGAGGATTGGCGCATCCAGCTCGGGATCTAA
- the LOC133912340 gene encoding peptide chain release factor PrfB2, chloroplastic-like: MASRLLSRSAAALLGSHLCGRTPNPTHRLLAHGTALASLLGPTGGLPAATDSTLLRDSVRWFSSSSTAAVAEVPMTADGLTVDSISGKGWTILPEAESDWRSHAAAVAQSIKLIKKRLKWGWILERTKQLAVVLERPDLWDDPVFAGRVSRENGELMGKIKSVNQFEQELIEHIEMLRLAREENDNELEMESMRALADMRRSAKEKELNALLSGDNDSCSCFMEVQAGAGGIESMDWAAMVMNMYQSWAQRRGYTVTVVEDVPGEVAGIKRATIKVDGEYAFGYAKAEVGVHRLVRISPFDSGKRRHTSFAAVAVIPILGDVSTRYQIKDSDLRIERFRAGGPGGQHANTTESAVRIVHIPTGITATSQNERSQHMNKASAMAVLQSRLDQLEIARQAQMNSEHTQSLNEISWGNQIRSYVLHPYRMVKDLRTNYEVSDPDSVLEGDLDDFILNFLSSSLDEAGKLSV, encoded by the exons ATGGCTTCCCGCCTCCTATCCAGATCAGCGGCTGCGCTCCTCGGCTCCCACCTCTGCGGCAGGACGCCAAACCCTACCCACCGTCTCCTCGCCCATGGCACTGCCTTGGCGTCCCTCCTGGGCCCCACTGGCGGCCTCCCCGCCGCCACCGACTCAACCCTCCTCCGCGACTCGGTGCGGTGGTTCTCCTCGTCGTCCACGGCAGCGGTAGCCGAGGTTCCGATGACGGCGGACGGACTGACGGTGGACTCGATCTCCGGGAAGGGGTGGACGATCCTTCCCGAGGCCGAGAGCGACTGGCGCagccacgccgccgccgtcgcgcagTCCATCAAGCTTATCAAGAAGCGCCTCAAG TGGGGATGGATACTCGAGAGGACGAAGCAATTGGCTGTGGTGTTGGAGAGGCCAGACCTCTGGGATGATCCTGTTTTTGCCGGGAGGGTTAGCCGTGAGAACGGTGAGCTCATGGGCAAGATTAAGTCAGTCAACCAATTTGAGCAGGAACTAATTGAACACATTGAGATGTTAAGGCTGGCACGTGAAGAAAATGATAATGAACTTGAGATG GAAAGTATGAGGGCTTTAGCCGATATGAGAAGAAGTGCAAAGGAGAAAGAACTGAACGCGTTGCTTTCAGGAGACAATGACTCCTGCTCGTGCTTCATGGAG GTTCAGGCAGGAGCTGGAGGCATTGAGAGCATGGACTGGGCTGCAATGGTCATGAACATGTATCAGtcatgggctcaacgacgaggATATACAGTCACTGTGGTAGAAGACGTGCCTGGTGAAGTAGCTGGAATCAAG AGGGCTACCATAAAAGTTGATGGTGAATATGCGTTTGGATATGCCAAAGCTGAAGTAGGAGTTCATAGATTAGTGCGAATTTCTCCATTTGACAGTGGAAAACGGCGGCACACTTCCTTTGCTGCTGTTGCTGTAATACCTATTCTTGGGGATGTCTCAACCCGATACCAGATTAAAGATTCAGATCTTCGGATAGAACGTTTCCGTGCTGGTGGTCCTGGTGGCCAGCATGCCAACACTACAGAAAGTGCTGTTAGAATCGTGCACATTCCAACTGGTATAACTGCAACAAGTCAAAACGAAAG ATCACAACACATGAACAAGGCATCAGCAATGGCAGTGCTCCAATCTCGTTTGGACCAGCTGGAGATTGCCCGCCAAGCACAGATGAATTCTGAGCACACACAATCACTCAATGAAATCAGCTGGGGCAACCAAATAAGATCTTATGTTCTCCAT CCATACCGTATGGTCAAAGATCTCCGGACAAACTATGAAGTATCCGACCCAGATTCGGTCCTGGAAGGAGACCTAGATGAtttcattttgaactttttgTCTTCATCGTTGGATGAAGCTGGT AAACTGTCAGTGTAG
- the LOC133911006 gene encoding probable glycosyltransferase 5, which translates to MAEDHKGKTVTDRRAGNRRYNDRCTLESLTVAAVFLVVVGALLLILGPTSSDLTLPRLRVVFNNPVNIAVSAPPGAAAPAPSNASDEDIGLPQPRQLTDPPYSLGRTILDYDARRSAWLAAHPEFPARVPLAGKPRVLLVTGSAPARCPDPYGDHLLLKAFKNKADYCRVHGLDVFYNTAFLDAEMSGFWAKLPLLRTLMLAHPEVELLWWVDSDAVFTDMLFELPWERYASHNLVLHGWAAKVFEERSWVGINTGSFLIRNCQWTLDLLDAWAPMGPRGPVRDRYGELFAQELSGRPPFEADDQSALVFLLVRQRERWMDKVFLESSYELNGFWEGIVERYEEMQRKGRPDGLGDGRWPLVTHFVGCKPCRRYADSYPAERCRLGMERALNFADDQILKLYGFEHESLNGTAVRRVRNETGGPLDADDEELSRLLHPTLRAVKPT; encoded by the coding sequence ATGGCAGAAGACCACAAAGGCAAGACGGTCACCGACCGGCGAGCCGGCAATCGgcggtacaacgaccggtgcaCCTTGGAGAGCCTCACCGTCGCAGCCGTCTTCCTCGTCGTGGTCGGCGCGCTCTTGCTCATCCTCGGCCCGACGTCCTCCGACCTCACCCTCCCGCGCCTCCGCGTCGTGTTCAACAACCCCGTCAACATAGCTGTCTCGGCACCGCCGGGTGCTGCCGCGCCTGCGCCCAGCAACGCGAGCGACGAGGACATCGGCCTCCCGCAGCCCCGGCAGCTGACGGACCCTCCTTACTCGCTGGGTCGCACCATCCTGGACTACGACGCGCGCCGGTCCGCGTGGCTCGCCGCGCACCCGGAGTTCCCCGCGCGCGTGCCGCTCGCGGGGAAGCCGCGTGTGCTGCTCGTGACGGGGTCGGCGCCGGCGCGGTGCCCCGACCCGTACGGCGACCACCTGCTGCTCAAGGCGTTCAAGAACAAGGCCGACTACTGCCGCGTGCACGGCCTCGACGTGTTCTACAACACGGCGTTCCTAGACGCCGAGATGTCCGGGTTCTGGGCGAAGCTGCCGCTGCTGCGGACGCTGATGCTGGCGCACCCGGAGGTGGAGCTCCTCTGGTGGGTGGACTCCGACGCGGTGTTTACGGACATGCTCTTCGAGCTGCCGTGGGAGAGGTACGCGTCCCACAACCTCGTGCTCCACGGCTGGGCCGCCAAGGTGTTCGAGGAGCGGAGCTGGGTCGGCATCAACACCGGCAGCTTCCTGATCCGCAACTGCCAGTGGACGCTCGACCTCCTCGACGCGTGGGCACCCATGGGCCCGCGCGGCCCCGTGCGCGACAGGTACGGAGAGCTGTTCGCGCAGGAGCTCTCCGGGCGCCCGCCGTTCGAGGCCGACGACCAGTCGGCGCTCGTGTTCCTGCTCGTGAGGCAGCGGGAGAGGTGGATGGACAAGGTGTTCCTCGAGAGCTCCTACGAGCTCAACGGGTTCTGGGAGGGAATCGTGGAAAGGTACGAGGAGATGCAGCGGAAGGGGCGGCCCGACGGGCTCGGCGACGGTCGGTGGCCACTCGTGACGCACTTCGTCGGGTGCAAGCCGTGCCGGCGATACGCGGACAGCTACCCGGCTGAGCGGTGCCGGCTCGGCATGGAGCGCGCGCTCAACTTCGCTGACGACCAGATACTGAAGCTGTACGGGTTCGAGCACGAGTCGCTCAACGGCACCGCCGTGCGGCGTGTCCGGAACGAGACCGGCGGGCCACTGGACGCCGACGACGAGGAGCTCAGCCGGCTGTTGCACCCCACGTTACGGGCCGTCAAGCCCACGTAG